A window from Prosthecochloris marina encodes these proteins:
- the soxY gene encoding thiosulfate oxidation carrier protein SoxY, with protein sequence MTISRRRFLRTVGGSLACVALAATIPVQVLAKRSDEAFQSGSLEEAIKAKYGSLPIEDSSQIQIKAPEIAENGAFVPVTISTGIPGATSISIFAEANFSPLVASFDVLPRMHPDVSLRIRMAKTSDITVLVKAGDKLYRATREVKVTIGGCGG encoded by the coding sequence ATGACCATTTCGCGACGTCGTTTTTTAAGGACAGTCGGAGGATCTCTGGCCTGTGTGGCACTTGCCGCCACGATTCCCGTTCAGGTTTTAGCAAAAAGGAGTGACGAGGCTTTCCAGTCGGGGAGTCTTGAGGAAGCAATCAAAGCGAAATACGGCTCTTTGCCGATAGAGGATTCAAGCCAGATACAGATCAAGGCGCCGGAAATTGCTGAAAACGGTGCGTTTGTTCCTGTTACGATATCCACAGGTATACCGGGTGCTACCAGCATCAGCATTTTTGCCGAAGCTAATTTTTCACCGCTTGTTGCATCGTTTGACGTTTTGCCGCGTATGCATCCTGATGTCTCCTTGAGGATTCGTATGGCAAAAACATCGGATATCACCGTTCTCGTAAAGGCAGGAGATAAGCTCTACAGGGCTACCCGTGAGGTCAAGGTTACCATCGGCGGCTGTGGCGGATAA
- the soxZ gene encoding thiosulfate oxidation carrier complex protein SoxZ, which translates to MKVKAVAKGDAVSVKMLIKHPMEMGRRKDAEGNLIPAHYITEVTVKFKGEVVFHSELGPGVSMDPYLAFTFDGAKAGDSISLSWVDNKGQGESVDAVIGGT; encoded by the coding sequence ATGAAAGTAAAAGCTGTTGCCAAAGGAGATGCAGTGTCTGTAAAAATGCTTATCAAGCATCCAATGGAAATGGGACGTCGCAAGGATGCGGAAGGAAATCTGATTCCGGCGCACTATATCACCGAGGTGACTGTGAAATTCAAAGGGGAGGTCGTTTTCCATTCCGAACTTGGTCCGGGTGTTTCGATGGATCCTTATCTGGCCTTTACTTTTGACGGTGCAAAAGCAGGAGATTCGATATCACTAAGCTGGGTTGACAACAAGGGGCAAGGTGAGAGTGTCGATGCGGTCATCGGCGGTACCTAA
- the soxX gene encoding sulfur oxidation c-type cytochrome SoxX produces the protein MTHICMIAAAVFFLFPMSLVADEPGEEQIELGRKVSFDSMKGNCLACHMMSGGEQPGNFGPPLIQMKARFPERSVLHRQIWDATEKNPKSIMPPFGKHGILSEEEMDAVVDYMYAL, from the coding sequence ATGACGCATATCTGCATGATTGCTGCAGCTGTTTTTTTCCTGTTCCCCATGTCTCTCGTGGCCGATGAGCCTGGTGAAGAACAGATCGAGCTTGGCCGGAAGGTGTCCTTCGACAGCATGAAAGGGAACTGTCTTGCCTGTCACATGATGTCGGGAGGAGAACAGCCGGGTAATTTCGGTCCTCCTCTGATCCAGATGAAAGCGAGGTTTCCGGAAAGGTCCGTCCTTCATCGTCAGATCTGGGATGCTACGGAAAAAAATCCCAAAAGCATCATGCCCCCATTCGGCAAACATGGTATTCTTAGCGAGGAAGAGATGGATGCCGTAGTTGATTACATGTACGCTCTATGA